Proteins from one Ananas comosus cultivar F153 linkage group 5, ASM154086v1, whole genome shotgun sequence genomic window:
- the LOC109710899 gene encoding transcription factor bHLH78-like, which yields MNCGDQLPQFFLNLNCDHDLLGQFGAEISSQHPYIGSISPNLNPSPPPPLTMTHLDQLFPDPGFAERAARLSSFDARNYRAFASRFGLPEIGKAPIDAEESSVSDPPSAECFHSPSESNPKKRKAAAAKSRGKEAPLVNSPKSSLNVLEEKGLERKRCRLGESDQKIEEEDSIKHKEAQNGAQKQGKEKNNAKPAEPPKDYIHVRARRGQATDSHSLAERVRREKISQRMKLLQDLVPGCNKVTGKAVMLDEIINYVQSLQRQVEFLSMKLATVNPQLDFTNLPNLLSKDMHQNTGPFLNPVFPLETSGAAFSYTDHPHQEGNILHSMNQLDPSLSQSMSPHQLLNGIGNASLQVGNMWEDDLQSVVQMDIAQNQDVVVSSQSFHAVGQLQSSHMKIEL from the exons ATGAACTGCGGCGACCAATTGCCCCAATTCTTCCTCAACCTCAACTGTGATCATGATCTTCTCGGCCAATTCGGCGCCGAGATCTCGTCGCAGCACCCCTACATTGGATCAATTTCTCCCAACCTGAatccatcgccgccgccgccgctgacgATGACCCATTTGGATCAGCTTTTCCCCGACCCGGGCTTCGCCGAGAGGGCGGCGAGGCTTTCGAGCTTCGATGCCCGGAACTACCGCGCATTTGCGAGCCGGTTCGGGCTCCCGGAGATCGGCAAGGCGCCGATCGATGCGGAGGAGTCGTCGGTATCCGATCCACCCTCGGCCGAGTGCTTCCATTCTCCCTCGGAGAGCAATCCCAAGAAGCGCAAAGCAGCCGCAGCAAAAAGCAGAGGAAAAGAGGCACCTTTGGTGAACTCACCCAAGAGCTCTCTCAAT GTGTTGGAGGAGAAGGgcttagagagaaagagatgtaGACTGGGGGAGAGTGATCAAAAGATAGAAGAAGAGGATTCGATTAAACATAAAGAGGCGCAAAATGGGGCTCAGAAACAGGGCAAGGAGAAGAATAATGCGAAGCCCGCGGAACCGCCTAAAGATTACATCCATGTGAGAGCAAGAAGGGGCCAAGCAACAGATAGCCACAGCCTCGCGGAGAGG GTTAGAAGAGAAAAGATAAGCCAGAGAATGAAATTACTCCAGGATTTGGTGCCAGGATGCAATAAG GTGACGGGAAAAGCCGTTATGCTTGATGAGATCATAAATTATGTGCAATCTCTCCAACGGCAAGTCGAG TTTCTTTCGATGAAGCTGGCCACTGTGAATCCCCAGCTAGACTTCACCAACTTGCCGAATCTTCTCTCCAAAGAT ATGCATCAAAATACCGGTCCTTTTCTGAATCCAGTTTTCCCGTTGGAAACTTCGGGTGCGGCGTTTTCCTATACCGACCATCCTCATCAGGAGGGGAACATTCTCCACTCCATGAACCAGTTAGACCCTTCTCTTTCTCAAAGTATGAGCCCACACCAACTCCTTAACGGAATCGGCAATGCTTCTTTACAG gtAGGGAATATGTGGGAGGATGATCTCCAAAGTGTTGTTCAAATGGACATTGCGCAAAATCAGGATGTAGTAGTCTCCTCTCAGAGCTTTCATGCTGTTG GTCAATTACAATCATCTCACATGAAAATTGAGCTCTAG